From Desulfuromonas soudanensis, the proteins below share one genomic window:
- a CDS encoding AAA family ATPase produces MFEFKFFEAVHWDFWERIALPFDGQLLTVVGPNGSGKTTMLDGLRTLLGIDCSSDRDYRRYVRRSNKPVAWLRAVVSNNKTARGLHSFHPCYTPVVTLVCRVKRKGGDWSREYAVLPGDVQIEEVEAKAGKSWYGQKDYRSLLERAGLGRAIRKVLTLEQGATDKLCTMKSRELLTLVFEAHGDQEILDKYQEAKNEQMTIQKEIEGLKQDLARLELDVDRNKNKVESYNDWKRRKEQLERLIFDDIPRLELLEQTEHARAGRLQLKSLRRELTKTLKDLEERQTHQQSIDRQLQDTTDELTYWDAEEKQRREARKDALSAVKELEKILAEKTRLEAVQRQQAQGFDPDKVTADKNGFEQHQADTINKIKLLEKDVKDALGRLTALRATHTKELPPSAKRIREGLAVKDIPHQFLSEVVEIVLPEWQPVIEGLISSEAFTVLLDRQQDKTAAWSLGEEQKYRGLVTTDRMKRPTPRPGSLLEAVEFHASVPSWIISRLDQTLRVEDAQAGAAFTTSQNWVSRKGYYRDARGGRYIAVDAKRDYLFGKAAVLAEIEDLDESVQKFQEDLHKLENLKSELNGKITDCTLLLEGWDADANLKARMAEFVQATNDFPNKETVLKEAEERLQEAVEAEKKAKKENDTFREASGKVGNQIQTMEKLAKETKDKIAARRKDIVTLISQYRQNRKKFALYQRTPALLQSIQVEYKSLAGANAKSKSLQEDLDNREWEKDPQVLIISQKLNSDYETKRAIIDQRREHHVRALTLTEQARGQYINVLYATLRSYIKSVRALGEMAGVEIIATLPKLENDDLCLAQAGLDVEFRFDQKETDETSGGQKVIKSLVLLVGLMMDKDEQSGGFVFIDEPFAHLDVLNINLVSNFLRRSGAQYVLTTPNTHNINVFEASDLTFVTRSWRAPAKWAPPVAWARRQEASDEVAV; encoded by the coding sequence ATGTTTGAGTTTAAATTTTTCGAGGCGGTGCATTGGGATTTTTGGGAACGGATTGCGCTGCCCTTTGACGGTCAGCTGCTCACGGTTGTCGGGCCGAACGGGTCAGGCAAAACCACCATGCTCGATGGTCTCAGAACCCTGCTAGGAATCGACTGTTCTTCGGATCGGGACTATCGACGCTATGTGCGCCGGAGTAACAAGCCTGTCGCCTGGCTGCGGGCGGTGGTAAGCAACAACAAGACAGCTCGAGGACTCCACTCCTTCCATCCCTGTTACACCCCCGTGGTCACTCTGGTCTGCCGGGTGAAACGTAAGGGCGGGGATTGGAGCCGTGAGTATGCAGTCCTGCCCGGAGATGTCCAGATCGAGGAAGTCGAAGCCAAAGCCGGCAAGAGTTGGTATGGCCAGAAGGACTATCGAAGCCTATTGGAGCGAGCGGGACTGGGGCGGGCCATCCGCAAGGTGCTGACCCTGGAGCAGGGAGCGACGGACAAGCTCTGTACAATGAAATCAAGGGAACTCTTGACACTGGTTTTCGAAGCGCATGGGGATCAAGAGATCCTCGACAAGTACCAGGAAGCCAAAAATGAGCAGATGACCATCCAGAAGGAGATTGAAGGCCTGAAACAGGATCTGGCAAGGTTGGAGCTGGACGTTGACCGCAACAAAAACAAAGTTGAGTCCTACAATGACTGGAAACGCCGCAAAGAGCAGCTGGAGCGGTTGATTTTTGACGATATTCCCAGGCTTGAGCTCCTTGAGCAAACGGAGCATGCACGAGCCGGGAGACTCCAGCTGAAAAGTCTCCGCCGTGAGCTCACGAAGACCTTAAAAGATCTAGAAGAACGGCAGACGCATCAGCAAAGCATCGACCGGCAGCTGCAAGACACCACGGACGAATTGACCTATTGGGATGCCGAAGAAAAACAGCGTAGGGAGGCCCGAAAAGATGCATTGAGTGCGGTCAAAGAGCTGGAGAAAATTCTTGCAGAAAAGACCCGATTGGAAGCTGTTCAAAGGCAGCAAGCCCAAGGGTTTGATCCGGACAAAGTGACGGCAGATAAGAATGGCTTTGAGCAGCATCAAGCAGACACCATCAACAAGATCAAACTGCTGGAAAAGGATGTCAAAGACGCGCTCGGTCGCTTAACGGCTCTTCGGGCAACTCACACTAAAGAACTGCCGCCGTCGGCGAAGCGCATCCGGGAAGGGCTGGCCGTCAAAGACATCCCTCATCAGTTTCTGTCCGAGGTGGTTGAGATTGTCTTGCCGGAATGGCAGCCAGTCATTGAAGGGCTGATTAGCAGTGAGGCGTTCACTGTCCTGCTGGATCGTCAGCAGGATAAGACCGCTGCGTGGTCCCTTGGTGAAGAGCAGAAGTATCGTGGTCTGGTGACTACGGATCGGATGAAGCGTCCCACGCCACGGCCCGGGTCGTTGTTGGAGGCTGTTGAGTTTCATGCCTCGGTCCCCTCCTGGATCATTTCACGCCTGGATCAGACCCTTCGTGTCGAGGATGCCCAGGCGGGGGCCGCTTTCACCACTAGCCAGAACTGGGTCTCCCGCAAAGGTTACTATAGAGATGCTCGCGGGGGGCGCTACATCGCGGTTGATGCGAAAAGGGATTACCTCTTTGGCAAGGCTGCTGTGCTGGCCGAGATCGAGGATCTTGACGAGAGCGTCCAAAAGTTTCAAGAGGATCTCCACAAGCTGGAAAATCTCAAGTCGGAGCTGAACGGGAAGATTACCGATTGCACATTGCTGTTGGAGGGATGGGATGCCGATGCCAACCTGAAGGCGCGGATGGCTGAATTCGTTCAGGCCACCAACGATTTTCCTAACAAGGAAACTGTTTTGAAGGAAGCAGAGGAGAGGCTGCAGGAAGCGGTCGAAGCGGAGAAAAAGGCTAAAAAAGAGAATGACACTTTTAGGGAGGCCTCTGGTAAAGTTGGAAACCAAATCCAAACAATGGAGAAGCTGGCCAAGGAAACTAAAGACAAGATTGCGGCCAGGCGGAAGGATATTGTCACTTTAATTTCGCAGTACCGGCAAAACCGGAAGAAATTTGCTCTCTACCAGCGCACCCCCGCCCTTCTGCAATCTATCCAGGTCGAGTACAAGTCCTTGGCCGGCGCCAATGCTAAAAGTAAATCCCTCCAGGAAGACCTTGATAACCGAGAGTGGGAGAAGGATCCCCAGGTCCTCATCATCTCCCAGAAGCTCAACAGTGACTATGAGACGAAAAGGGCGATTATCGATCAACGACGAGAGCACCACGTGCGGGCCTTGACCTTGACGGAACAAGCGCGAGGTCAATACATCAATGTGCTCTACGCCACCCTGCGCAGCTACATCAAAAGTGTTCGCGCCCTCGGGGAGATGGCTGGGGTCGAGATTATCGCCACCTTACCCAAACTGGAAAACGACGATCTGTGTCTTGCTCAAGCCGGGCTCGACGTCGAATTTCGTTTCGACCAGAAAGAAACGGACGAAACTTCCGGGGGCCAGAAGGTTATAAAGAGTCTGGTCCTTTTGGTCGGGCTGATGATGGACAAGGACGAGCAGTCCGGCGGGTTTGTGTTCATTGATGAGCCGTTTGCCCATCTTGATGTCCTCAATATCAACCTGGTCAGTAACTTCCTCCGGCGTAGCGGCGCCCAGTATGTTCTGACCACCCCCAACACTCACAACATTAACGTTTTTGAAGCATCAGATCTGACTTTTGTGACACGGAGCTGGAGGGCGCCGGCCAAGTGGGCGCCACCGGTAGCCTGGGCGCGTCGGCAGGAAGCTAGCGATGAGGTGGCTGTATGA
- a CDS encoding WYL domain-containing protein, with protein sequence METLSVKREDLKWAARRRLELIEMELFWSGRVNRHTLMEKTGISKAQASADLAQYKKLAEDNFAYNLTEKTYQVSPTFSPLFISTSPQVFLTQLAFDGGNAEQLRLPARDIQPALLRVIAQAVQSATCVDITYQSMSSPKPNARVIAPHSFVSDGWRWHMRAFDFRTSSFRDFLLARILRTQEYAAPVNQEDHPWSKEKDAEWHTMVPLKIVPHPGLSPQQRAVVAGDFAMVNGEVVFSVRQACLFYVLRQLRFLDESKHPAEQQIVLANKEEVLSLLNGPEKLGGDLE encoded by the coding sequence ATGGAAACACTTTCTGTAAAGAGGGAAGATCTCAAGTGGGCGGCGCGCAGGCGCCTTGAGCTCATTGAAATGGAATTGTTTTGGTCAGGACGGGTGAACCGCCATACATTGATGGAGAAGACCGGAATTTCCAAGGCGCAAGCCAGTGCCGATTTGGCTCAATACAAAAAACTGGCGGAAGACAATTTCGCTTATAATCTGACAGAGAAAACCTATCAAGTCTCACCAACATTCTCCCCTTTGTTCATCAGCACCTCGCCGCAGGTGTTTTTGACCCAACTCGCTTTCGACGGAGGAAATGCCGAGCAGCTTCGACTTCCTGCCCGCGACATCCAGCCGGCGCTGCTGCGGGTCATCGCCCAGGCTGTTCAGTCGGCAACCTGTGTCGATATCACCTATCAGTCCATGTCTTCTCCAAAACCGAATGCCCGGGTCATTGCCCCCCATTCCTTTGTCTCTGACGGTTGGCGCTGGCATATGCGGGCTTTTGATTTCCGCACCTCATCCTTTCGAGATTTCCTCCTGGCAAGGATTCTGCGCACTCAAGAGTATGCGGCGCCCGTGAATCAAGAGGATCATCCATGGTCGAAAGAAAAAGACGCCGAGTGGCACACTATGGTGCCTTTAAAAATCGTGCCTCACCCTGGCCTGAGTCCTCAGCAGAGGGCTGTGGTGGCGGGTGACTTCGCCATGGTTAACGGAGAAGTGGTGTTTTCTGTGCGTCAAGCCTGCCTGTTTTACGTCTTGAGGCAGCTGAGATTTTTGGATGAATCGAAACATCCGGCGGAACAGCAAATTGTTCTGGCAAACAAGGAGGAGGTCCTCTCGCTTTTAAATGGGCCGGAGAAACTAGGAGGGGACCTTGAGTGA
- a CDS encoding alpha/beta hydrolase, with protein sequence MIHALPGMGADRRMYPEPWPSIQDFVAHDWVRYSGERSLSGIARSMCDFCRINDGDTLIGASLGGMVACEITKIRKISRLYLIGSAVRKEEISRLLAVLHPLAQLAPVDWLRISAGKIPVELAQMFSSAEAPFLRAMCAAIFKWEGLGQSRTTVVRLHGRQDFVIPPPEAVDLLIDGGHLISMTHAAECTEFVKANYRLQGNVQA encoded by the coding sequence ATGATTCACGCACTGCCAGGCATGGGCGCCGACCGCAGGATGTACCCGGAACCCTGGCCAAGCATTCAGGATTTTGTAGCTCACGATTGGGTGCGTTACTCGGGGGAGCGAAGCCTGAGTGGGATAGCACGCTCGATGTGCGACTTTTGCCGGATCAACGATGGCGATACTTTGATCGGGGCGTCGCTCGGCGGTATGGTTGCCTGCGAGATCACCAAGATCCGGAAGATTTCCCGATTGTATTTGATCGGCAGCGCTGTCCGAAAAGAGGAGATCAGTAGGTTGCTCGCGGTTCTTCATCCGCTGGCTCAGCTTGCTCCGGTCGATTGGCTCCGGATTTCGGCGGGAAAGATCCCAGTGGAGTTGGCGCAGATGTTCTCCAGCGCCGAGGCGCCATTCCTTAGGGCAATGTGTGCCGCCATCTTTAAGTGGGAGGGACTCGGTCAGAGCAGGACAACTGTCGTACGACTTCACGGAAGGCAAGACTTCGTGATCCCGCCGCCAGAAGCTGTCGATCTTCTGATTGATGGTGGTCACTTGATTTCCATGACCCACGCGGCTGAGTGCACGGAGTTCGTCAAGGCCAACTATCGGCTCCAGGGGAACGTTCAAGCCTGA
- a CDS encoding cation-translocating P-type ATPase — protein sequence MDVYRREAEDVLDELKSGPKGLDPQEARARLEIHGFNELETRTSIKPLVIFINQFKSFIIYILLFAVAFSLLIGEWVDSIIITVILIANAVIGFFQELSAHRSLEALKRISTVHARVLRGGKARTVEARELVPGDVIQLEAGDKVPADARLLDAVRLKVEESALTGESVPVEKNAAALSAEAPLGDRRNMLFSATSVTTGNGRAVVVAIGMKTELGRITTLIKEAGEELTPLQRRLDAFGKKLGYVILAICVLVFALFFGRAYVAGALSVETFVALAFIAISLAVAAVPTALPAVVTIALSIGVRRLLEKKALVRNLSAVETLGSCDVICTDKTGTLTANQMTVRHGWTLDGEVTLEGSGYAPEGEISGTVVPDLFRCGLLCNNASLYEEDGRWQTSGDPTEAALLTSALKAGVKGDGERRDEIPFDSQRKLMSVLVEDEGGRVIFSKGALGAVLDCCSRALIGGEEVPLTDGHREEIEAVNSRYAASAMRVLAFAQRRRDGGDSLAEEEMTFVGLQAMIDPPRPDVVESIRRTRVAGIRVIMITGDYGETAMAIGREIGIEGEGISGEELNRLDDAALEKALRRGAGIFSRIAPEEKLRIVAALQAMGHTVAMTGDGVNDAPALKKANIGVAVGSGTEVAKEAADFVLLDDSFTHIVNAVEEGRGIYDNIQKSIMLLLSGNLGEVLIIFFAALLGMNLPLTAILLLWINMVTDGAPALAYSVDPYGRDIMRKKPKSREEGLLPPPQLTLLVVLGSLGTAVALTLFHRFGGASSDPQQLILGQTMVFNFVVLYEVILIFVIRSSYRVPLFSNGWVWGAALLSLVLQGVLMYTPFSAVFKIASLKLPELGVLLGAGTLFLLAALVYLRLTDKKRAPRPEGAG from the coding sequence ATGGACGTCTATCGCAGGGAAGCAGAGGATGTTCTGGACGAACTGAAGAGCGGACCGAAGGGGCTCGATCCGCAGGAGGCCCGGGCACGCCTCGAGATCCACGGCTTCAATGAGCTGGAAACCAGAACCTCCATCAAGCCCCTGGTCATTTTCATCAACCAGTTCAAGAGCTTCATCATCTATATCCTCCTCTTCGCCGTCGCTTTTTCTCTCCTCATCGGCGAATGGGTCGACTCGATCATCATCACCGTGATCCTTATCGCCAACGCCGTCATCGGCTTCTTCCAGGAGCTCAGCGCCCATCGCTCCCTGGAGGCGTTGAAGAGAATCAGCACGGTGCATGCCAGGGTGCTGCGCGGCGGCAAGGCGCGGACCGTGGAGGCCCGGGAGCTCGTCCCCGGCGACGTGATCCAGCTCGAGGCGGGGGACAAGGTGCCGGCCGATGCCCGTCTCCTTGACGCGGTGCGACTCAAGGTGGAGGAGTCGGCCCTGACCGGCGAAAGCGTGCCGGTGGAGAAGAACGCGGCCGCTCTCTCCGCCGAAGCACCCCTCGGCGACCGCCGCAACATGCTCTTTTCCGCCACCTCGGTGACCACGGGGAACGGCCGGGCGGTGGTGGTGGCCATCGGGATGAAGACCGAGCTCGGCCGGATCACCACCCTGATCAAGGAGGCCGGGGAGGAGCTGACGCCGCTGCAGCGGCGCCTCGATGCCTTCGGCAAAAAGCTCGGATATGTCATCCTCGCGATCTGCGTTCTGGTCTTCGCCCTCTTCTTCGGTCGGGCCTATGTCGCCGGCGCCCTGTCCGTGGAGACCTTCGTCGCCCTGGCTTTTATCGCCATCAGCCTGGCGGTCGCCGCCGTCCCGACGGCGCTGCCGGCGGTGGTGACCATCGCCCTGAGCATCGGCGTCAGACGCCTGCTGGAAAAAAAGGCCCTGGTGCGCAACCTCTCCGCCGTGGAGACGTTGGGGAGCTGCGACGTCATCTGTACCGACAAGACCGGGACGTTGACGGCCAACCAGATGACGGTGCGCCACGGCTGGACCCTCGACGGCGAGGTGACTCTCGAGGGGTCGGGGTACGCTCCGGAGGGGGAGATCTCCGGAACCGTTGTCCCCGACCTCTTCCGCTGCGGCTTATTGTGCAACAACGCCTCCCTCTACGAGGAGGACGGCCGTTGGCAGACGAGCGGCGACCCGACGGAGGCGGCTCTTCTGACCAGCGCCCTCAAGGCCGGGGTCAAGGGGGACGGCGAACGGCGGGACGAAATCCCCTTCGACTCGCAGCGCAAGCTGATGAGCGTTCTCGTCGAGGACGAAGGGGGGAGGGTGATCTTCAGCAAGGGGGCGCTCGGAGCGGTCCTTGACTGTTGCAGCCGGGCCCTCATCGGCGGGGAGGAGGTGCCGCTGACCGACGGGCACCGAGAGGAGATCGAGGCGGTCAACAGCCGTTATGCCGCATCGGCCATGCGGGTTCTTGCCTTTGCCCAGCGCCGCCGTGACGGAGGGGACTCCCTGGCCGAGGAGGAGATGACCTTCGTCGGCCTGCAGGCGATGATCGATCCGCCCCGTCCCGACGTCGTGGAATCGATCCGCAGGACGAGAGTGGCGGGGATCCGGGTGATCATGATCACCGGCGACTACGGAGAGACCGCCATGGCCATCGGCCGTGAGATCGGCATCGAGGGGGAGGGGATCAGCGGCGAGGAGCTCAACCGGCTCGACGATGCGGCGCTGGAGAAGGCGTTGCGGCGCGGGGCGGGAATCTTCTCGAGGATCGCTCCGGAGGAGAAGCTGCGCATCGTCGCCGCCCTGCAGGCCATGGGGCATACGGTGGCCATGACCGGCGACGGGGTCAACGACGCTCCGGCGCTCAAGAAGGCCAACATCGGTGTGGCGGTGGGGAGCGGCACCGAGGTGGCCAAGGAGGCCGCCGATTTCGTCCTCCTCGACGACAGCTTCACCCACATCGTCAATGCCGTGGAGGAGGGGCGCGGCATCTACGACAACATCCAGAAATCGATCATGCTCCTCCTTTCGGGGAACCTCGGCGAGGTCCTCATCATCTTTTTCGCCGCCCTCCTCGGCATGAACCTCCCCCTGACGGCCATCCTCCTGTTGTGGATCAACATGGTCACCGACGGGGCGCCGGCCCTTGCCTACAGCGTCGACCCCTACGGTCGCGACATCATGCGCAAAAAGCCCAAGTCCCGGGAGGAAGGGCTTCTCCCCCCGCCTCAGCTGACCCTCCTTGTCGTCCTCGGCTCCCTGGGAACCGCCGTCGCCCTGACCCTCTTCCACCGCTTCGGCGGCGCCTCCTCCGATCCGCAGCAGCTGATCCTCGGCCAGACGATGGTCTTCAATTTCGTCGTCCTCTACGAGGTCATCCTCATCTTCGTCATCCGCAGCAGCTACCGGGTCCCCCTCTTCAGCAACGGCTGGGTCTGGGGGGCGGCGCTCCTCTCCCTGGTGCTGCAGGGGGTGCTGATGTACACCCCTTTCTCCGCTGTCTTCAAAATTGCCTCCCTCAAGCTCCCCGAGCTCGGGGTGCTTCTCGGCGCCGGGACTCTTTTCCTTCTGGCCGCCCTGGTCTACCTGCGCCTGACGGATAAAAAAAGAGCGCCCCGTCCCGAGGGTGCGGGATAG
- a CDS encoding M15 family metallopeptidase, which translates to MHPALLILLLLTLSPQRATAEESPDTCTYTTYRWSVPLKRAVDHHTVRLAYADLRPEEVDAATGCSVCEEDQRWIEVAGLPPIRLCRKLAPRIEATLERLAESGVPLNSLTGYRVGMTRGPTDAEGLRTVFSNHSFGVALDVNAELNGLYDRCIDFGPDCRLLLGGRWQPDAPGGMSANGAAVMALGEAGLRWGGEIAGRQKDFMHFSPSGY; encoded by the coding sequence ATGCACCCAGCTCTCCTCATCCTCCTCCTGCTAACCCTCTCCCCCCAGAGAGCCACGGCCGAGGAGTCTCCTGACACTTGCACCTACACCACCTACCGCTGGAGCGTCCCTCTAAAACGTGCCGTCGATCACCACACTGTCCGTCTTGCCTACGCTGACCTGCGTCCGGAAGAGGTCGACGCCGCCACCGGCTGCAGCGTCTGCGAGGAGGACCAGAGGTGGATCGAGGTGGCGGGACTTCCCCCTATCCGCCTCTGCCGCAAGCTCGCACCACGGATCGAGGCGACCCTTGAGCGGCTCGCCGAAAGCGGCGTACCTCTTAACAGCCTCACCGGCTATCGGGTCGGCATGACCCGCGGGCCGACCGATGCCGAGGGGCTGCGCACCGTCTTCAGCAACCACTCTTTCGGCGTCGCCCTCGACGTCAACGCCGAACTCAACGGCCTCTACGACCGCTGCATCGACTTCGGTCCCGACTGCCGGCTGCTTCTTGGCGGCCGCTGGCAACCCGACGCACCCGGCGGGATGAGCGCCAACGGTGCGGCGGTCATGGCCCTGGGTGAGGCCGGGCTGCGCTGGGGCGGGGAGATCGCCGGGAGGCAGAAGGACTTCATGCACTTCTCGCCGAGCGGGTATTGA
- a CDS encoding endonuclease domain-containing protein, whose product MIHNRPILKSRRKELRNNVTPAEKLLWSRLQRSNLGGYKFRRQHSVGSYILDFYCPAARLAIELDGDSHFSDDAIAYDRERTAYLNALRIKVLRFLNSEVYVDIEVVCERILEEIKSDDLPPPAPPKIGGEKKTPPPWLRRGSGGGR is encoded by the coding sequence ATGATTCACAATCGACCGATTCTGAAATCCCGCCGAAAAGAACTGCGCAACAATGTCACGCCAGCGGAAAAACTCCTATGGAGCCGCTTGCAGCGCAGCAATCTCGGTGGTTACAAATTTCGCCGGCAGCACAGTGTCGGGTCGTATATCCTCGATTTTTACTGCCCGGCAGCACGGCTGGCGATAGAACTCGACGGCGATTCGCACTTCTCCGACGATGCGATCGCGTATGATCGGGAGCGAACGGCCTATCTGAACGCTCTGCGGATTAAGGTTTTGCGTTTTTTGAATTCGGAGGTTTACGTGGACATTGAGGTTGTCTGCGAGCGAATTTTGGAAGAGATCAAGAGCGATGACCTACCACCCCCGGCCCCTCCTAAGATAGGAGGGGAGAAAAAAACTCCCCCTCCTTGGCTAAGGAGGGGGTCGGGGGGTGGTCGATGA
- a CDS encoding transglycosylase domain-containing protein: protein MKRLRLTLSILLGLAALLAVATRIGLQPLPERLAPDSDDVRRVQVRDRHGIPLSVTYENDWNLQEIVPLEAIPQLLRQAFVMAEDRRFYAHHGVDWRARLHALWQNVRAFRAVRGASTISEQTVRMLHPRPRTLWSRWLEGWEAQCLERRFSKGQILEFYLNQVPYSRRRRGVAQAARGWFDRDLSTLSPMEMLALAVMVRAPARLNPREGGDDLRRRVALLAASMQQAGQLPGLDPLELAAAPLELHAPTLPVAAGHFVRFLTSEGAATARVRGPRLDTTLDASLQAQVQTILDTRLRDLKGRDVGDGAVLVLDHLRGEILAWVNGGGDDPHLAESMIDAILTPRQPGSTLKPFLYAAALDQGWNAATVIDDAPISGAVGTGLHAFRNYSRNFYGPLRLRECLGNSLNTPAVRTIEKIGQQPFLDLLHRLGLSSLSRPAEVYGLGLALGNGEVSLLELTRAYAALADGGVYRPLTAQLGTAPPEARQRIFSAESASLIGDILSDPEARRLEFGRGSVLNLPLQTAVKTGTSTDYCDAWSIGFNHRYVVGVWMGNLDRRPMRDVTGAAGPALVLRSVFAELARHQEGAPLFLSPRLMTLNVCRKSGGLAGPYCSSLQEWFAPGGQPPPCTEHDRTSTPALPDAAPATFALVQPTEGLAIASDPRIPDQLESFALELPADLAPQATVWRIDGAVVGRSGAGEWRFLWPLRRGPHRAQAEVSLAGGVRLRSPEVTFIVK, encoded by the coding sequence ATGAAACGCCTGCGCCTCACCCTCTCTATCCTCCTCGGCCTCGCCGCCCTTCTCGCCGTCGCCACCCGGATCGGCCTGCAACCGCTGCCGGAGCGTCTCGCCCCCGACAGCGACGACGTCCGCCGGGTGCAGGTGCGCGACCGGCACGGGATCCCGTTGTCGGTGACCTATGAGAACGACTGGAACCTGCAGGAGATCGTCCCCCTCGAGGCCATCCCGCAGCTTTTGCGCCAGGCCTTCGTCATGGCCGAGGACCGGCGCTTCTACGCCCACCACGGCGTCGACTGGCGGGCACGGCTGCATGCGCTCTGGCAGAACGTCAGAGCCTTCAGGGCGGTGCGCGGGGCGAGCACGATCAGCGAGCAGACGGTGCGCATGCTCCATCCCCGGCCGCGCACCCTCTGGTCGCGCTGGCTCGAAGGGTGGGAGGCGCAGTGCCTGGAGAGGCGTTTTTCCAAGGGGCAGATCCTCGAATTCTATCTCAATCAGGTCCCTTACTCCCGCAGGCGGCGCGGGGTGGCGCAGGCGGCGCGCGGCTGGTTCGATCGCGATCTTTCGACGCTCTCGCCGATGGAGATGCTGGCCCTGGCGGTGATGGTGCGCGCTCCGGCCCGGCTCAATCCGCGCGAGGGGGGTGACGATCTGCGCCGTCGGGTGGCGCTCCTGGCCGCAAGCATGCAGCAGGCCGGGCAACTTCCCGGTCTCGATCCGCTGGAGCTGGCGGCGGCGCCGCTGGAGCTGCACGCGCCGACGCTACCGGTGGCGGCCGGGCATTTCGTCCGTTTTTTAACCTCCGAGGGGGCGGCGACCGCCAGGGTGCGCGGCCCGCGGCTCGACACCACCCTCGACGCCTCGCTGCAGGCGCAGGTGCAGACCATCCTCGACACCCGGCTGCGCGACTTGAAGGGGCGAGACGTCGGCGACGGCGCGGTGCTGGTGCTCGATCACCTGCGCGGCGAGATCCTCGCCTGGGTCAACGGCGGCGGTGACGACCCGCACTTGGCAGAGAGCATGATCGACGCAATCCTCACTCCGCGCCAGCCCGGCTCGACCCTCAAGCCGTTCCTCTACGCCGCGGCGCTGGATCAGGGGTGGAACGCCGCCACGGTGATCGACGATGCGCCGATCTCCGGAGCCGTCGGCACCGGCCTGCATGCCTTTCGCAACTACAGTCGCAACTTCTACGGGCCGCTGCGTCTGCGCGAATGTCTCGGCAATTCGCTCAACACGCCGGCGGTGCGCACCATCGAGAAGATCGGCCAGCAGCCTTTTCTCGACCTCCTCCACCGCCTCGGCCTGTCCAGCCTGAGCCGCCCGGCGGAGGTCTACGGTCTCGGCCTCGCCCTCGGCAACGGCGAAGTCTCCCTGCTGGAACTGACCCGCGCCTACGCCGCCCTCGCCGATGGCGGCGTCTACCGCCCGCTGACCGCCCAACTCGGGACGGCGCCGCCGGAGGCGCGACAACGGATCTTCTCGGCCGAGAGCGCCTCGCTCATCGGCGACATCCTCTCCGATCCCGAGGCCCGGCGCCTCGAATTCGGCCGGGGCAGCGTGCTCAACCTGCCGCTGCAGACGGCAGTCAAGACCGGAACTTCCACCGACTATTGCGATGCCTGGTCCATCGGTTTCAACCACCGCTACGTGGTCGGGGTCTGGATGGGGAATCTCGATCGGCGGCCCATGCGCGACGTCACCGGCGCCGCCGGACCGGCGCTGGTCCTGCGCTCGGTCTTCGCCGAACTGGCCCGGCACCAGGAAGGGGCGCCCCTCTTTCTCAGCCCCCGCCTGATGACCCTGAACGTCTGCCGTAAAAGCGGCGGGTTGGCCGGCCCTTATTGTTCAAGCCTGCAGGAATGGTTTGCGCCGGGGGGGCAGCCCCCCCCCTGCACCGAGCACGACAGGACCTCGACCCCAGCGCTGCCGGACGCCGCGCCGGCGACCTTCGCTCTCGTCCAGCCGACCGAGGGGCTGGCCATTGCCAGCGATCCGCGCATTCCCGACCAGCTGGAAAGTTTTGCCCTTGAACTCCCCGCGGACCTGGCGCCGCAGGCGACGGTGTGGCGCATCGACGGGGCGGTCGTCGGTCGCAGCGGCGCCGGGGAATGGCGCTTCCTCTGGCCGCTGCGCCGGGGTCCGCATCGGGCGCAGGCGGAGGTGTCCCTTGCCGGCGGAGTGCGGTTGCGCTCCCCGGAAGTGACCTTTATCGTCAAGTGA